From Pseudomonas sp. FP2335, the proteins below share one genomic window:
- a CDS encoding catalase family peroxidase, whose protein sequence is MVDHSSPPRPPLSTASLIARLAGIGAVVALVAGAFAYVNGTLDPQRLRPKTLVNALETNNGVHPGFRRNHAKGVCVAGYFESSPEARAYSSAQVFSAAKTPVIGRFALPSGNPYAPDSSVPIRSFAVQFTQANGQQWRTGMNSMPVFPVGTPEAFYALLKAGAPDPATGKPNPSSMPAFFATHPETAAFLAWVKTAKPSASYATETYNGINAFYLVDADGKRQAVRWAMVPLSQDAAGDTAPAGPDFLEQDLVQRLGAGPLRWQLNMALANPGDPLDDASKTWAGAHKVLNAGTLVLQSSQPQANGDCRDINFDPLILPSGIEASNDPLLAARSAAYASSYLRRAGEVSPLHRAPQESKP, encoded by the coding sequence ATGGTAGATCACTCATCACCACCCCGTCCCCCGTTGAGTACGGCGAGCCTGATCGCGCGACTCGCCGGTATCGGTGCCGTGGTCGCGCTGGTGGCCGGGGCGTTTGCCTACGTCAACGGCACGCTCGACCCACAACGCCTGCGTCCGAAAACCTTGGTGAATGCCTTGGAAACCAACAACGGTGTGCACCCGGGTTTCCGGCGTAACCATGCCAAGGGCGTATGCGTTGCGGGTTATTTCGAAAGTAGCCCCGAGGCACGTGCCTATTCCAGCGCACAGGTATTCAGTGCGGCCAAGACTCCGGTCATTGGCCGTTTTGCCTTGCCCAGCGGCAACCCGTATGCGCCGGACAGCAGTGTGCCGATCCGCAGTTTTGCCGTGCAATTCACTCAGGCCAACGGCCAGCAATGGCGCACCGGGATGAACAGCATGCCGGTATTCCCGGTGGGTACGCCCGAGGCTTTTTACGCGCTGCTCAAGGCCGGCGCGCCGGACCCGGCTACCGGCAAGCCGAACCCGTCGAGCATGCCCGCATTTTTCGCCACGCATCCGGAGACGGCGGCGTTTCTGGCGTGGGTCAAGACGGCCAAGCCGTCGGCCAGCTATGCGACCGAAACTTACAACGGGATCAATGCGTTTTATCTGGTGGACGCCGATGGCAAGCGCCAGGCCGTGCGTTGGGCAATGGTGCCGCTGAGTCAGGATGCAGCGGGTGATACCGCGCCGGCGGGGCCTGATTTTCTTGAGCAGGACCTGGTGCAGCGTCTAGGCGCTGGCCCCCTGCGTTGGCAGTTGAACATGGCCCTGGCCAACCCCGGCGACCCGCTGGACGACGCGAGCAAGACCTGGGCAGGCGCGCACAAGGTGCTGAACGCCGGGACGCTGGTGTTGCAGAGCAGCCAGCCGCAAGCGAACGGCGATTGTCGCGACATCAACTTCGACCCGCTGATTTTGCCCAGCGGTATCGAAGCCTCCAATGATCCGCTGTTGGCCGCACGTTCGGCGGCGTATGCCAGTTCATATCTGCGCCGTGCCGGTGAAGTCAGCCCGCTGCACCGTGCCCCTCAGGAGTCGAAGCCATGA
- a CDS encoding sigma-70 family RNA polymerase sigma factor, whose translation MHELDAALRELIPRLRRFAVSLTRNASSADDLVQSTLERALTRWVGKRSEGDLRAWLFSILYRQFLDAHRRTRRYARMLELFTGREDAQPSVERTVIAQSTLQAFDLLNTEQRALLLWVSVEGLSYKEVADILEVPVGTVMSRLSRARQALRQLSDGEIASPSLRILK comes from the coding sequence ATGCATGAACTCGACGCAGCGTTACGTGAACTCATCCCCAGGCTACGGCGCTTTGCCGTGTCCCTGACCCGTAACGCCAGCAGCGCCGACGATCTGGTGCAATCGACCCTGGAACGGGCGCTCACCCGTTGGGTCGGCAAGCGCAGCGAAGGCGATTTGCGTGCGTGGCTGTTTTCAATCCTCTATCGGCAGTTCCTCGACGCTCACCGGCGCACCCGACGCTATGCGCGCATGCTCGAATTGTTCACCGGCCGCGAGGATGCGCAGCCGTCGGTGGAACGCACGGTGATCGCCCAATCCACCCTGCAAGCCTTCGACCTGCTCAACACCGAGCAGCGGGCCCTGCTGCTGTGGGTCTCGGTCGAAGGCTTGAGCTACAAGGAAGTCGCCGACATCCTGGAGGTGCCCGTCGGCACCGTGATGTCGCGTCTGTCCCGCGCGCGCCAAGCCTTGCGTCAACTCAGCGATGGCGAAATTGCCAGCCCTTCCCTGCGGATACTCAAATGA
- a CDS encoding 2-aminoethylphosphonate--pyruvate transaminase: protein MTAPVLLTPGPLTTSARTRQAMLVDWGSWDERFNQLTASVCEQLLAIIDGADSHHCITLQGSGTFAVEAAIGTLVPRDGKVLVLINGAYGKRLAKICDVLGRAVSTFETAEDQPTTATDVDRLLRADPRISHVALIHCETSTGILNPLAAIAEVVKRHGKRLIIDAMSAFGALPIDARAVPFDALIAASGKCLEGVPGMGFVFADKQALAAAQGNCHSLALDLFDQHAYMAKTGQWRFTPPTHVVAALHEALVQYAEEGGLPARHQRYARNCQALLDGMADLGLRSFLPAAIQAPIIVTFHAPHDPRYQFKDFYERVKAKGFILYPGKLTEVDTFRVGCIGHVDTPQMRAAVTAIGDALRAMGITPSSIGSPA from the coding sequence ATGACCGCGCCTGTACTGCTCACCCCTGGCCCCCTGACCACCTCCGCCCGCACCCGCCAGGCGATGCTGGTGGACTGGGGTTCATGGGATGAGCGCTTCAACCAACTGACCGCCAGCGTCTGCGAGCAATTGCTGGCGATCATCGACGGCGCCGACAGTCACCACTGCATAACGTTGCAGGGCAGCGGTACCTTCGCCGTCGAAGCCGCCATCGGCACGCTGGTGCCCCGCGATGGCAAGGTGCTGGTGCTGATCAACGGCGCCTACGGCAAGCGCCTGGCGAAGATCTGCGACGTGCTGGGCCGTGCCGTCAGCACCTTTGAAACCGCCGAAGACCAACCCACCACCGCCACCGATGTCGACCGCCTGCTGCGCGCCGACCCGCGCATCAGCCACGTTGCCTTGATTCACTGCGAAACCAGCACCGGCATCCTCAACCCGCTGGCCGCGATCGCCGAGGTGGTCAAGCGCCACGGCAAGCGCCTGATCATCGACGCCATGAGCGCCTTCGGCGCACTGCCCATTGACGCCCGCGCCGTGCCGTTCGATGCGCTGATCGCCGCCTCGGGCAAGTGCCTGGAAGGCGTGCCGGGCATGGGCTTTGTCTTTGCCGACAAACAGGCCTTGGCCGCCGCCCAGGGCAACTGCCACTCCCTGGCGCTGGACCTGTTCGACCAGCACGCGTACATGGCCAAGACCGGCCAATGGCGCTTCACCCCGCCGACCCACGTGGTCGCCGCACTGCATGAAGCGCTGGTGCAATACGCCGAAGAAGGCGGCCTGCCCGCACGCCATCAACGCTATGCGCGCAATTGCCAGGCGCTGCTGGACGGCATGGCCGACCTGGGCCTGCGCAGCTTTCTGCCGGCGGCGATCCAGGCGCCGATCATCGTCACGTTCCACGCCCCGCACGACCCGCGTTACCAGTTCAAGGACTTCTACGAACGGGTCAAGGCCAAGGGTTTCATCCTCTACCCCGGCAAATTGACCGAAGTCGACACCTTCCGCGTCGGCTGTATCGGCCATGTCGACACCCCGCAAATGCGCGCCGCCGTCACCGCCATCGGCGACGCACTGCGCGCCATGGGCATCACCCCTTCCTCTATTGGATCGCCAGCATGA
- a CDS encoding LexA family transcriptional regulator, with translation MDKWIALVKANMEDAKVSQTELAKRLGMSQGGVGHWLTKRRTPRVADMNRVLAELGLGDLEVTLHIRERSAEAPAATGKYNPYFRYPVSDWKGLCEVREERGTYAAPRFEPTDYHARGAAFWLPVTGDAMTAPSGLSISAGMLILVDPAITPEPGKLVVAQWADSPQATFRQLVQESGQLYLVPLNPTYPKQLFSADCRILGVVVQATVKF, from the coding sequence ATGGATAAATGGATAGCGTTGGTCAAAGCCAACATGGAAGACGCCAAGGTCTCCCAAACCGAACTGGCCAAGCGCCTGGGCATGAGCCAGGGGGGCGTCGGCCACTGGTTGACGAAGCGTCGCACGCCGCGCGTGGCAGATATGAATCGGGTGCTGGCCGAGCTGGGCCTGGGTGACCTGGAGGTGACGCTGCACATTCGCGAACGCAGCGCTGAAGCACCGGCGGCGACCGGCAAGTACAACCCGTATTTCCGCTACCCGGTCAGCGATTGGAAAGGCCTGTGTGAAGTGCGCGAGGAGCGCGGGACCTATGCCGCGCCACGCTTCGAACCGACGGATTACCACGCCCGGGGCGCCGCCTTCTGGCTGCCGGTCACGGGCGATGCCATGACCGCGCCCAGCGGCTTGAGCATCAGCGCGGGCATGCTGATCCTGGTGGACCCGGCCATCACCCCCGAACCGGGCAAGCTGGTGGTCGCACAATGGGCCGACAGCCCCCAGGCCACCTTCCGCCAGTTGGTGCAAGAGAGCGGCCAGTTGTACCTGGTGCCGCTCAATCCCACCTATCCCAAGCAGCTGTTCAGCGCGGATTGCCGCATCCTGGGCGTGGTGGTGCAGGCCACGGTGAAGTTTTAG
- a CDS encoding anti-sigma factor produces the protein MISLPPSERDLHAYVDHQLADSDRRLLDTWLAAHPDVAAQVHAWQQDAQLLRAALGAGLQQPSNPALDPALIRQRRKRQTRRHFATAALLLLAVSLGGIGGWQAREATQTPLLPMADAMQAYRLFARDGVLPADYHVQNGGSMQAWIDRYFSQASRLPDLSAAGYTAVSGRLLTTDQGAAAMVLYEDQQGRRISFYIRPPGPDNGFLPRGSRSADGLQAEYWSGGGYNYAMVSPEGEPTTALLKF, from the coding sequence ATGATCAGCCTGCCCCCCAGCGAACGCGATTTGCATGCCTACGTCGACCACCAATTGGCGGACAGTGACCGGCGCCTCCTCGACACCTGGCTGGCCGCCCACCCCGACGTCGCGGCCCAGGTCCACGCCTGGCAGCAGGACGCACAATTGCTGCGCGCCGCACTCGGCGCAGGCCTGCAACAGCCGAGCAACCCCGCGCTGGACCCGGCGCTGATCCGCCAACGCCGCAAACGCCAGACCCGCCGACACTTCGCCACGGCGGCGCTGCTGTTGCTCGCCGTCAGCCTCGGCGGCATCGGCGGCTGGCAGGCCCGCGAAGCAACGCAAACGCCCCTGCTGCCCATGGCCGACGCCATGCAGGCGTATCGCTTGTTTGCCAGGGACGGCGTGCTGCCCGCCGACTATCACGTGCAGAACGGCGGCAGCATGCAAGCCTGGATCGACCGCTACTTCAGCCAAGCCAGCCGCCTGCCGGACTTGAGCGCAGCCGGCTACACAGCGGTCAGCGGGCGTTTGCTCACGACCGACCAAGGCGCGGCGGCGATGGTGTTGTATGAGGATCAACAAGGTCGGCGCATCAGCTTCTATATTCGCCCGCCGGGCCCGGACAACGGTTTCCTGCCCCGTGGCAGCCGCAGCGCCGATGGCTTGCAGGCCGAGTACTGGTCCGGCGGCGGCTACAACTATGCGATGGTCAGCCCAGAGGGCGAGCCCACCACGGCACTGCTGAAGTTCTAG
- a CDS encoding DUF3077 domain-containing protein, whose translation MTTSLYSLPDTTETDDPLDMRSSGAAQRALDYYLKEDMSTSIQDDILFRVKSGISQEEALVHASDLLRSAAATAYESANSHQGNQRDLAFSVVYLIDMAKAMVERSLQVPEAQANV comes from the coding sequence ATGACGACAAGCCTGTATTCACTGCCCGACACAACCGAAACCGACGACCCGCTGGACATGCGCAGCAGCGGCGCCGCCCAGCGCGCGCTGGACTATTACTTGAAAGAAGATATGTCGACATCGATCCAGGACGACATCCTGTTCCGCGTCAAATCCGGCATCAGCCAGGAGGAAGCACTGGTGCATGCCTCGGATTTGTTGCGCAGTGCGGCCGCCACCGCGTATGAATCGGCGAACAGCCATCAAGGCAACCAGCGGGACCTGGCGTTTTCAGTGGTGTATTTGATTGATATGGCAAAGGCGATGGTGGAGCGGTCGTTGCAGGTGCCAGAAGCCCAGGCGAACGTTTAG
- a CDS encoding cytochrome b, which produces MNAQPRFFAPLARLLHWVMALMVIAMLFIGAGLAASVSQRHEWLIHLHKPLGIAILALVIVRLVVRFSTRQPPLPADLPMWQVLAAKASHWMLYGLMLVLPLLGWAMISAAGDPVMLGSSVQLPALVAANAPLFAVLRKAHGFLAYLLFLTVLLHLAAALFHGLIRRDGVLRSMTGVSAKR; this is translated from the coding sequence ATGAATGCCCAACCGCGGTTTTTTGCGCCATTGGCGCGCTTGCTGCACTGGGTGATGGCGCTGATGGTCATCGCCATGCTGTTTATCGGCGCGGGGCTGGCGGCGTCAGTGTCGCAGCGGCACGAGTGGTTGATCCATCTGCATAAGCCGTTGGGGATAGCGATTCTGGCGCTAGTGATCGTGCGTTTGGTGGTGCGCTTTTCCACGCGCCAACCGCCGTTGCCTGCCGATTTGCCGATGTGGCAAGTGCTGGCAGCCAAGGCGTCCCACTGGATGTTGTACGGCTTGATGCTGGTGTTGCCGCTGCTGGGCTGGGCGATGATCTCGGCCGCCGGCGACCCGGTGATGCTCGGCAGCTCGGTGCAATTGCCCGCGCTGGTGGCGGCAAATGCACCGTTGTTCGCAGTGCTGCGCAAGGCCCATGGCTTTCTCGCCTACCTGTTGTTCCTGACGGTGCTGTTGCACCTGGCGGCGGCGTTGTTCCACGGGCTGATCCGCCGCGATGGCGTGCTGCGCAGCATGACAGGCGTCAGCGCAAAACGCTGA
- a CDS encoding protein kinase: MHTLAQLKAGQLAGITRLDLSCGLTEFPREIFALADSLEILNLSGNALSHLPEDLHRLPHLRVLFCSDNRFTELPPCLGQCAKLSMIGFKANQITQVHAAALPPLLRWLILTDNQISQLPSELGRRPLLQKLMLAGNQLTHLPESLAGCHNLELLRIAANRFTRLPQWLLALPSLTWLAYAGNPVEMAVELPGDDSTPNIPWSELELAEVLGEGASGVIHKALWKTTGQSVAVKLYKGTITSDGSPLHEMQACIAAGLHPNLIKVEGRVIGHPEGQAALVMDLIDPSYRNLAALPSLASCTRDIYAPGTVFSLEVALRMARGIASVAAHLHRHGITHGDLYGHNILWNEAGDCLLGDFGAASFHATTDTEETRALQRIEVRAFGVLLGELLARVETQVSDALIGLRERCCQPDVLARPGFAEIETLLGAIGHH, from the coding sequence ATGCATACCCTCGCCCAACTCAAGGCCGGCCAACTGGCTGGCATCACGCGCCTGGACCTGTCCTGCGGGCTGACCGAATTCCCCCGGGAAATCTTCGCGCTGGCCGACTCCCTGGAAATCCTCAACCTCAGCGGCAACGCCCTGAGCCACCTGCCTGAGGACCTGCACCGCCTGCCGCACCTGCGCGTGCTGTTCTGCTCGGACAACCGCTTCACCGAACTGCCACCATGCCTGGGCCAGTGCGCCAAGCTGAGCATGATCGGCTTCAAGGCCAACCAGATCACGCAGGTGCACGCCGCCGCACTGCCGCCACTGCTGCGCTGGCTGATCCTCACCGATAACCAGATCAGCCAATTGCCCAGCGAATTGGGACGGCGCCCCTTGCTGCAAAAACTGATGCTGGCCGGCAACCAACTGACGCACCTGCCGGAAAGCCTGGCCGGCTGCCACAACCTCGAACTGCTGCGCATCGCCGCCAACCGCTTCACCCGCCTGCCGCAATGGCTGCTGGCGCTGCCAAGCCTGACCTGGCTGGCGTATGCCGGCAATCCGGTGGAAATGGCGGTGGAGCTGCCTGGCGATGACAGCACGCCGAATATCCCCTGGTCCGAACTGGAACTGGCCGAAGTGCTGGGCGAAGGCGCCTCGGGGGTGATCCATAAGGCGCTGTGGAAAACCACGGGGCAATCCGTCGCGGTGAAGCTCTACAAAGGCACCATCACCAGCGACGGCTCGCCCCTGCATGAGATGCAAGCGTGCATCGCCGCCGGGCTGCACCCCAACCTGATCAAGGTCGAAGGTCGCGTGATCGGCCACCCTGAGGGTCAAGCAGCGCTGGTGATGGACCTGATCGACCCGAGCTACCGCAACCTCGCCGCCCTGCCGAGCCTGGCCTCGTGCACCCGTGACATCTACGCACCGGGCACCGTGTTCAGCCTGGAGGTGGCGTTACGCATGGCGCGGGGCATCGCCTCGGTCGCCGCGCATCTGCACCGGCATGGCATCACCCATGGCGACCTGTATGGCCACAATATTTTGTGGAATGAAGCCGGTGATTGCCTGCTTGGGGATTTTGGCGCGGCGTCGTTCCATGCCACGACGGATACCGAGGAGACCCGGGCGTTGCAGCGCATTGAAGTGAGAGCGTTTGGGGTGTTGTTGGGGGAGTTGTTGGCGCGGGTCGAGACCCAGGTGAGTGACGCGCTGATCGGGTTGCGCGAGCGTTGCTGCCAACCTGATGTGCTGGCGCGTCCAGGTTTCGCAGAAATCGAAACCTTGCTAGGGGCTATCGGACACCACTAA
- a CDS encoding M14-type cytosolic carboxypeptidase yields the protein MTVALTSIRISTDFDSGNIQVLDASDSYQLLLAIKPDTRSPHFQWFHFKAEGMHVGHTHTFRLSNASQSSYKHAWSGYNAVASYDHINWFRVPTRFDGDLLHISLETREKHAWFAYFEPYSRERHDWLIEQALTRAGTQLLATGKSVEGRDIQLLRRGKGGEGRRKVWIIAQQHPGEHMAEWFMEGIIERLQQDGDIELKKLLKVADLYLVPNMNPDGAFHGHLRTNAMGQDLNRAWQSASEELSPEVFFVQQQMEKYGVDLFLDIHGDEEIPYVFTAGCEGNPGYTPRIEALEKHFRSHLSALTRDFQTTHGYTRDLPGEANMTLACNAVGEKYDCLSLTLEMPFKDNDDAPNPHTGWSGKRSMQLGKDVLSTVADIVSVLR from the coding sequence ATGACCGTGGCCTTGACCTCCATCCGGATCAGCACCGACTTCGACAGTGGCAATATCCAGGTGCTCGACGCCAGCGATTCCTATCAGTTGTTGCTCGCCATCAAACCCGACACCCGCAGCCCGCATTTCCAATGGTTCCACTTCAAGGCCGAAGGCATGCATGTGGGCCACACCCACACCTTCCGCCTGAGCAACGCGAGCCAGTCTTCCTATAAGCACGCGTGGAGCGGCTACAACGCCGTGGCGTCCTACGACCATATCAACTGGTTCCGCGTGCCCACGCGTTTTGATGGCGACCTCTTGCACATCAGCCTCGAAACCCGTGAGAAACACGCCTGGTTTGCCTATTTCGAACCCTATAGCCGTGAGCGCCACGACTGGCTGATCGAACAGGCCCTGACCCGTGCGGGCACCCAGTTGCTGGCCACCGGAAAAAGTGTCGAAGGCCGCGACATTCAGTTGCTGCGCCGTGGCAAAGGCGGCGAAGGCCGACGCAAGGTGTGGATCATCGCCCAACAACATCCCGGCGAACACATGGCCGAATGGTTCATGGAAGGCATCATCGAACGCCTGCAACAGGACGGCGACATCGAGCTGAAAAAACTGCTGAAAGTCGCCGACCTGTACCTGGTGCCCAACATGAACCCTGACGGTGCATTCCACGGCCACTTGCGCACCAACGCCATGGGCCAGGACCTCAACCGAGCCTGGCAAAGCGCCAGCGAAGAACTCAGCCCGGAAGTCTTCTTCGTCCAGCAACAGATGGAGAAGTACGGCGTCGACCTGTTCCTCGACATCCACGGCGACGAAGAAATCCCCTACGTGTTCACCGCTGGCTGCGAAGGCAACCCAGGTTACACGCCGCGTATAGAAGCCTTGGAAAAACACTTTCGCAGTCACCTGAGCGCCCTGACCCGCGACTTCCAGACCACCCACGGCTACACCCGCGACCTGCCGGGCGAAGCCAACATGACCCTGGCCTGCAATGCCGTTGGGGAAAAGTACGACTGCCTGTCGCTGACCCTGGAAATGCCGTTCAAGGACAACGACGACGCGCCCAACCCGCACACTGGCTGGTCGGGCAAACGTTCGATGCAGTTGGGCAAGGATGTGTTGAGCACCGTCGCCGACATCGTCAGCGTTTTGCGCTGA
- the zapE gene encoding cell division protein ZapE, with the protein MALPSTLRRLFAKPAAAAVEEVSAYFQDKAQRQGYTLSPSQQQVIERMTLLAGALQQAGPAPRSLYLHGAVGRGKSWLLDGFFQAMPLAEKRRVHFHDFFARLHQGMFRHRQQPDALAVTLDELLEDCRVLCFDEFHVHDIGDAMLITRLFKALFERGVLVLVTSNYAPAGLLPNPLYHQRFKPVIELIDARMDVMEVNAPQDYRGLAQNHDQQRFTQGRFVCPGSPAQRQALGLPAADCAALSLTVGTRQLRVRGHEGRTIAFTFNDVCEQPTAVLDYLLLCDDFDHWIIDGLPELAECPIAVQQRFINLVDVLYDKDKHLILIGEQPLAHALRGQAIDLSRTVSRLGQLQQSDA; encoded by the coding sequence TTGGCCCTACCCAGCACCCTGCGCCGTTTATTCGCCAAGCCTGCCGCGGCCGCGGTTGAAGAGGTGTCTGCGTATTTTCAGGACAAGGCCCAACGCCAAGGCTACACCCTCAGCCCCAGCCAGCAGCAGGTCATCGAACGCATGACGCTGCTGGCCGGGGCCTTGCAGCAAGCGGGGCCAGCGCCGCGCAGCCTGTATCTGCACGGCGCCGTGGGACGCGGTAAAAGCTGGTTGCTCGATGGTTTTTTCCAGGCAATGCCCCTGGCCGAGAAGCGCCGCGTGCACTTCCACGATTTTTTTGCCCGCCTGCACCAGGGTATGTTCCGCCATCGCCAGCAGCCCGACGCCCTCGCGGTGACCCTGGATGAATTGCTCGAAGACTGTCGCGTGCTGTGTTTCGACGAATTCCACGTCCATGACATCGGCGACGCGATGCTTATCACACGCCTGTTCAAAGCGTTGTTCGAACGAGGCGTGCTGGTACTGGTGACCTCCAACTACGCGCCGGCGGGGCTGCTGCCGAACCCGCTGTACCACCAGCGGTTCAAGCCGGTGATCGAGCTGATCGATGCGCGCATGGACGTCATGGAGGTCAACGCGCCCCAGGACTACCGTGGCTTGGCGCAAAATCACGACCAACAGCGCTTCACCCAGGGCCGCTTCGTGTGCCCGGGCAGCCCGGCACAACGCCAGGCACTGGGCTTGCCAGCGGCCGATTGCGCCGCCCTCAGCCTGACCGTCGGCACCCGCCAGCTGCGAGTCCGTGGTCACGAGGGGCGCACCATCGCCTTCACCTTCAACGATGTGTGCGAGCAACCCACGGCGGTGCTGGACTACCTGCTGCTGTGCGACGACTTCGACCACTGGATCATCGACGGCCTGCCGGAGCTGGCGGAGTGCCCGATTGCCGTGCAGCAGCGTTTTATCAATCTGGTGGACGTGCTCTACGACAAGGACAAACACCTGATCCTGATCGGCGAACAACCGCTTGCGCACGCGTTGCGCGGCCAGGCCATCGACCTCTCCCGCACCGTCAGTCGCCTGGGGCAATTGCAACAGAGCGACGCGTAA
- a CDS encoding LysR substrate-binding domain-containing protein, which translates to MNLFQLRAFDAVAREGSFTRAAARLFISQPAVTGHIKALEEHYQIPLLRRTARRVELTEEGARLAAITRAIFGLVDEAQTMLEANRQLLSGRLEVAADGPHLVMPMLASLRARYPGITVNLRLGNAQETLAALLSEHADVAVLTEVEPRNGLHLQALSESRICALVPVSHPWAMQPAGIALAQLHGVIMVLREPTSTTRRTFDEACQAAAVQPKVLLELDSREAVTEAVAAELGVGVVSSMEVSPDPRVRAIPLQGDGLVNRHLLGCLERRRSLRLIQAFFELAP; encoded by the coding sequence ATGAACCTGTTCCAACTGCGTGCATTTGATGCCGTGGCCCGCGAGGGCAGCTTTACCCGGGCGGCGGCGCGGCTGTTTATCAGCCAGCCGGCGGTGACCGGGCACATCAAGGCCCTGGAAGAGCACTACCAGATCCCCTTGCTGCGCCGTACCGCGCGACGGGTGGAATTGACCGAAGAGGGCGCACGTTTGGCGGCGATCACCCGGGCGATTTTCGGCCTGGTGGACGAGGCGCAGACGATGCTGGAAGCCAATCGCCAGTTGCTCAGCGGGCGCCTCGAAGTGGCAGCCGACGGCCCGCATCTGGTGATGCCGATGCTCGCCAGCCTGCGCGCGCGCTACCCCGGCATCACCGTCAACCTGCGCCTGGGCAACGCCCAGGAAACCCTGGCGGCGTTACTCTCGGAGCACGCGGATGTGGCGGTGTTGACCGAAGTGGAGCCGCGCAACGGCCTGCATCTGCAAGCGTTGAGTGAATCGCGGATTTGCGCGCTGGTGCCGGTCAGCCACCCCTGGGCGATGCAGCCCGCGGGCATTGCGCTGGCGCAGTTGCACGGAGTGATCATGGTGCTGCGTGAGCCGACCTCCACCACCCGGCGCACTTTTGATGAGGCCTGTCAGGCGGCCGCTGTGCAGCCCAAGGTGTTGCTGGAACTGGACAGCCGCGAGGCGGTGACCGAGGCCGTCGCCGCTGAACTGGGCGTGGGGGTGGTGTCGTCGATGGAAGTCAGCCCCGACCCACGGGTGCGGGCGATTCCCCTGCAAGGCGACGGCTTGGTCAACCGCCATCTGCTCGGCTGCCTGGAGCGGCGTCGCTCATTGCGCCTGATCCAGGCGTTTTTCGAGTTGGCGCCCTGA
- a CDS encoding YebC/PmpR family DNA-binding transcriptional regulator: protein MGAQWKVKHKEAAANAKGKIFGKLVKEITIAARNGADTSTNAHLRLVVEQAKKASMPKETLDRAIKKGAGLLGETVQYHRVTYEGFAPHQVPLIVECVTDNINRTVAEIRVAFRKGQLGASGSVAWDFNHVGLIEASADTPDADPEMAAIEAGAQDFEAGEEEGTTLFITETTDLDAVQKALPEQGFTVLSAKLGYLAKNPVSGLSDEQMAEVEAFLEGLDNHDDVQDMFVGLAG from the coding sequence ATGGGCGCACAGTGGAAAGTCAAACATAAAGAAGCGGCAGCCAATGCCAAGGGCAAGATCTTCGGCAAGCTGGTGAAAGAAATCACCATCGCCGCCCGCAACGGCGCCGACACCTCCACCAACGCCCACCTGCGTCTGGTGGTGGAACAGGCCAAAAAGGCCTCGATGCCCAAGGAAACCCTGGACCGCGCGATCAAGAAAGGCGCAGGCCTGCTGGGTGAAACCGTGCAGTACCACCGAGTGACCTACGAAGGGTTCGCGCCGCACCAGGTACCGCTGATCGTCGAGTGCGTGACCGACAACATCAACCGCACCGTGGCGGAAATCCGCGTGGCGTTCCGCAAGGGCCAACTCGGTGCTTCCGGCTCCGTGGCCTGGGACTTCAACCATGTCGGCCTGATCGAAGCCTCGGCGGACACGCCGGACGCTGATCCTGAAATGGCCGCGATCGAAGCCGGTGCCCAGGATTTCGAAGCCGGTGAAGAAGAGGGCACCACCCTGTTCATCACCGAGACCACTGACCTGGATGCGGTACAGAAAGCACTGCCGGAGCAGGGTTTCACCGTGTTGTCGGCCAAGTTGGGCTACCTCGCGAAGAACCCGGTGAGCGGTTTGAGCGATGAGCAGATGGCCGAAGTCGAGGCTTTCCTCGAAGGCCTGGACAACCACGACGACGTGCAGGACATGTTCGTCGGCCTGGCTGGCTGA